Proteins from a genomic interval of Hyalangium ruber:
- a CDS encoding peroxiredoxin, producing the protein MLTVGDKLPNFTVKATVSLEKGKEFTTIHQDSYKGKWLVLFAWPKDFTFICPTEIAEFGKKNKDFLDRDAQILGISTDNEFVHHAWRTHHPDLKNLPFPMLADIKHELCSALGILHKEEGVALRATFIVDPQGIIRHVTVNDLSVGRNVSETLRTLDAFQTDELCPCNWQKGEETLTKKLAKAG; encoded by the coding sequence ATGCTGACTGTCGGCGACAAGCTTCCCAACTTCACCGTGAAGGCCACCGTGAGCCTGGAGAAGGGCAAGGAGTTCACGACCATCCACCAGGACAGCTACAAGGGTAAGTGGCTGGTGCTGTTTGCGTGGCCGAAGGACTTCACCTTCATCTGCCCGACCGAGATCGCGGAGTTCGGCAAGAAGAACAAGGACTTCCTGGACCGCGACGCGCAGATCCTCGGCATCAGCACGGACAACGAGTTCGTGCATCACGCCTGGCGCACGCACCACCCGGACCTGAAGAACCTGCCCTTCCCCATGCTGGCGGACATCAAGCACGAGCTGTGCTCCGCGCTGGGCATCCTCCACAAGGAGGAGGGCGTGGCGCTGCGCGCCACCTTCATCGTCGACCCGCAGGGCATCATCCGTCACGTGACGGTGAACGACCTGTCGGTGGGCCGCAACGTGAGCGAGACGCTGCGTACGCTGGACGCGTTCCAGACGGACGAGCTGTGCCCCTGCAACTGGCAGAAGGGTGAGGAGACGCTCACCAAGAAGCTGGCGAAGGCGGGGTAG
- a CDS encoding carboxymuconolactone decarboxylase family protein: protein MASLEVVRSELADAHKDTRLNLQAVLEGGSLTPEQRWGIAVACAFASRNDRLKETMLNEAKKALATPEPVIEDARAAASLMAMNNVYYRFRHMIGKESYSTKRPGLRMNRLAQVATNKVDFELVCLAVSAINGCEMCVRSHEKVVLEGGLTEDHVHDAVRIASVIHAAAVGLES from the coding sequence ATGGCCTCGCTCGAAGTCGTCCGCAGCGAGCTCGCGGACGCCCACAAGGACACCCGCCTCAACCTCCAGGCGGTGCTGGAGGGTGGAAGCCTCACCCCCGAGCAGCGCTGGGGGATTGCCGTGGCCTGTGCCTTCGCCTCTCGGAACGACCGGCTGAAGGAGACCATGCTCAATGAGGCGAAGAAGGCCCTGGCCACTCCCGAGCCCGTCATCGAGGACGCGCGCGCCGCGGCCTCGCTGATGGCGATGAACAACGTGTACTACCGCTTCCGGCACATGATCGGGAAGGAGTCCTACTCGACCAAGCGCCCGGGGCTGCGGATGAACCGGCTGGCACAGGTGGCGACGAACAAGGTGGACTTCGAGCTGGTCTGCCTCGCGGTCAGCGCCATCAACGGCTGCGAGATGTGCGTGCGCTCTCACGAGAAGGTCGTCCTCGAGGGCGGCCTGACCGAGGACCACGTCCACGACGCGGTGCGCATCGCCTCCGTCATCCACGCGGCGGCGGTGGGCCTCGAGTCGTAA
- a CDS encoding PAS domain-containing sensor histidine kinase encodes MESLATASGCEGHPPLLESIVASMGEGVVAADAHGRIILVNPAAEQILGRGLTEQPLARWAEHYGLYQADGVTLFPADQLPLARAIRGEDVERTELLLRHPSKPSGAWLLVNARPIRDKRGALQGGVAVFNDVTELKQAEEARRKEEEKYRSLYNSTPVMMHSIDQSGRILSVSDCWLESLGYERSEVIGHKSVEFLTPESSKYAREVVLPRFFQTGECRDVPYQWVKKSGERLDVLLSAIAERDAHGQVVRSLAVLIDVTQRKRAEEALRESDQRMRAILDNTTAVIFLVDAQGRYIFVNRQWELLFHHTRSEVTGKTPYDIFEREIADAFQQGNMAVFQTRTPVQQELLVPHDDGIHTYLAQKFPLIDSSGELYAVCGISTDITERKRREVAQRFLADASRELGTSLDYETTLQRVAELAVPTLADLCVVFVMGAEETLRPVAVADRSPTRARCVREFLERYPPAPDASLGPIRVMATRRPEASQEASGLLGHAALEEEQWRAVKALQDKPSISVPLEARGRGLGVLSLIFARPRQRYVPLELELFEELGRRAAFAIDNAQLYREAQQSIRARDEFLSIASHELKTPLTSMKLRAQQLELSLARQHDDSLLTEKVSGMLELFHGQMRRLTQLVEHLLDVSSIDQRQIALRLEPIDLAGVAGMVVNNLKEQLAKTGCVLQLEAEGPVIGEWDRLRLEQMLINLLTNAMKYGADGPIRVSVGLHEGKAWLRVEDHGVGIPREAQARIFRRFERASSRNYGGLGLGLFITRQIVEAHGGRIWVESEPGMGATFVVELPRRGCEAPPPNAPEARSPATR; translated from the coding sequence ATGGAGTCCCTGGCCACGGCTTCGGGCTGTGAAGGTCACCCCCCGCTCCTGGAGTCCATCGTCGCCAGCATGGGGGAAGGGGTCGTGGCGGCCGATGCGCATGGGCGAATCATCCTCGTCAACCCGGCGGCGGAGCAGATCCTGGGCAGGGGCCTGACAGAGCAGCCCCTCGCCCGCTGGGCGGAGCACTACGGCCTCTATCAGGCGGATGGGGTCACCCTCTTCCCGGCCGACCAACTGCCGCTGGCCCGGGCCATCCGAGGCGAGGATGTGGAGCGCACGGAGCTCCTCTTGCGCCACCCCTCGAAGCCCTCTGGGGCCTGGCTGCTGGTGAATGCCCGTCCGATCCGAGACAAGCGCGGCGCTCTTCAGGGCGGAGTCGCCGTCTTCAACGACGTCACCGAGCTCAAGCAGGCGGAAGAGGCGCGACGCAAGGAAGAGGAGAAGTACCGGTCGCTCTACAACAGCACCCCGGTGATGATGCACTCCATCGATCAATCGGGGCGCATCCTCAGCGTGAGCGATTGCTGGCTGGAGTCGCTCGGCTATGAGCGCTCCGAGGTGATCGGCCACAAGTCCGTGGAGTTCCTGACGCCGGAGTCCAGCAAGTACGCCCGCGAGGTCGTCCTGCCTCGGTTCTTCCAGACGGGAGAGTGCAGGGATGTCCCCTACCAGTGGGTGAAGAAGTCAGGCGAGCGGCTCGATGTGCTGCTGTCGGCCATCGCGGAGCGGGACGCCCACGGGCAGGTGGTGCGCTCGCTCGCGGTGCTCATCGACGTGACCCAGCGGAAGCGCGCGGAGGAGGCCCTGCGCGAGAGCGACCAGCGGATGCGGGCCATCCTGGACAACACGACCGCCGTCATCTTCCTGGTCGATGCGCAGGGGCGCTACATCTTCGTGAACCGCCAGTGGGAGTTGCTCTTCCACCACACCCGGAGCGAGGTCACTGGGAAGACCCCGTATGACATCTTCGAGCGGGAGATCGCCGACGCCTTCCAGCAGGGCAATATGGCCGTCTTCCAGACTCGCACCCCCGTGCAGCAGGAGCTGCTCGTTCCGCATGACGACGGGATTCACACCTACCTCGCGCAGAAGTTCCCGCTCATCGACTCCTCGGGAGAGCTGTATGCGGTATGCGGCATCTCCACCGACATCACCGAGCGCAAGCGGAGGGAGGTGGCGCAGCGCTTCCTGGCCGACGCGAGCCGAGAGCTGGGGACCTCGCTCGACTATGAGACCACGCTCCAGCGCGTCGCCGAGCTGGCGGTCCCCACGCTGGCGGACCTGTGTGTCGTCTTCGTGATGGGGGCGGAGGAGACGCTGCGCCCGGTGGCGGTGGCGGACCGCTCGCCTACCCGAGCCCGGTGCGTACGTGAGTTCCTCGAGCGCTACCCACCGGCCCCGGACGCGTCCCTGGGCCCTATCCGCGTCATGGCCACGAGAAGACCGGAGGCCTCCCAGGAGGCTTCGGGGCTGCTGGGCCACGCGGCCCTGGAGGAGGAGCAGTGGCGGGCCGTGAAGGCGCTCCAGGACAAGCCTTCGATCAGTGTGCCGCTCGAGGCGCGAGGTCGCGGCCTGGGCGTGCTGTCCTTGATCTTCGCGCGGCCGCGCCAGCGGTATGTCCCCCTGGAGCTGGAGCTGTTCGAGGAGCTGGGCCGCCGAGCGGCCTTCGCGATCGACAATGCTCAGCTCTACCGTGAAGCCCAGCAGTCCATTCGCGCCCGGGACGAGTTCCTGTCGATCGCCTCCCATGAGCTGAAGACGCCGCTGACGTCCATGAAGCTGCGCGCCCAGCAGCTGGAGCTCTCCCTGGCACGACAGCACGACGACTCGCTGTTGACCGAGAAGGTATCGGGGATGCTCGAGCTCTTCCACGGACAGATGCGGCGATTGACGCAGCTCGTGGAGCACCTGCTCGACGTCTCCAGCATCGACCAGCGGCAGATCGCCCTGCGCCTGGAGCCGATCGATCTGGCGGGCGTGGCGGGCATGGTCGTGAACAACCTCAAGGAGCAACTCGCGAAGACTGGCTGCGTGCTCCAGTTGGAAGCTGAGGGGCCCGTGATTGGGGAGTGGGACAGGCTCCGCCTGGAGCAGATGCTGATCAACCTGCTGACGAACGCGATGAAGTATGGAGCCGATGGTCCCATCCGCGTGAGCGTGGGGCTCCACGAGGGCAAAGCGTGGCTGCGGGTCGAGGACCACGGAGTGGGCATTCCCCGCGAAGCCCAGGCGAGGATCTTCCGGCGCTTCGAGCGCGCCTCCTCCCGCAACTATGGAGGGCTCGGGCTCGGGCTCTTCATCACCCGGCAGATCGTCGAGGCACACGGCGGAAGGATCTGGGTGGAGAGCGAACCGGGGATGGGGGCGACGTTCGTCGTCGAGCTGCCCCGGCGGGGCTGCGAGGCGCCACCGCCGAACGCCCCTGAAGCCAGGAGCCCCGCCACCCGGTGA
- a CDS encoding glycosyl hydrolase family 18 protein, giving the protein MKRTRFTLERAFLGGALLLSLSACSGPPEELSAEEAQLEQGLASAWAPNTAYAVGSQVTYGGGTYQCIQAHTSLVGWEPPNVPALWQAGSSPTDTQAPTVPSNLSAPSKSTTSVSLSWNASTDNVGVTGYDVYRGTTLAGSTGGTSFTVNGLTASTPYSFSVKAKDAAGNVSASSSTLSVTTNASGGTCATAPSVPSGLSSPSKSSTSVNLAWTAAAAGTNCTIAGYDIYSGTTRVAQTSGTGTSFSVGGLNPNTSYTFSIAARNEFGASARGASLSVTTSPNTGGGNPIILGYFAQWGVYGRNYHVKNIVTSGSASKLTHINYAFGNVTNGRCVLGDTYADYDRAYSAAESVDGVADTWDTGALRGSFNQLRKLKQLYPNIKVLFSFGGWTWSGGFTQAAADPATFAESCYQLLEDPRWADVFDGIDIDWEYPNACGLNCDASGPDAYVRLMQALRSRFGSNYLVTAAVPAGAAHINAANYGAAAQYINWYNVMSYDFFGAFAAAGPTAPHSALYAWPGMPTSNGQDKHYTDAAIQLFKNKGVPANKLLIGIGFYGRGWNGVSNTNGGLNQPASGAAPGTYEAGIEDYKVLVNRCPATGTVGGTAMAYCGGQWWSYDTPSTIAGKMTYKKNQGLGGAFFWELSGDTANGELINALYTNR; this is encoded by the coding sequence ATGAAGCGCACCCGTTTCACTCTCGAGCGAGCCTTCCTTGGTGGCGCTCTTCTCTTGTCCCTGTCGGCCTGCTCGGGCCCCCCGGAGGAGCTGTCCGCGGAGGAGGCGCAGCTCGAGCAGGGCCTGGCCTCCGCGTGGGCGCCCAACACCGCCTATGCCGTGGGCTCGCAGGTGACGTACGGCGGCGGCACCTATCAATGTATCCAGGCGCACACCTCGCTGGTGGGTTGGGAGCCGCCCAACGTCCCCGCGCTCTGGCAGGCCGGCTCCAGCCCCACCGACACGCAGGCGCCCACGGTCCCCTCCAACCTCTCCGCCCCGTCGAAGTCGACCACCTCCGTCTCGCTGAGCTGGAACGCGTCCACCGATAACGTCGGCGTCACCGGCTACGACGTCTACCGCGGCACCACGCTGGCCGGCAGCACGGGTGGCACCTCCTTCACCGTCAATGGCCTGACCGCGTCCACCCCCTATTCGTTCTCCGTCAAGGCCAAGGACGCGGCCGGCAACGTCTCGGCCTCCTCCAGCACGCTCTCGGTCACCACCAACGCCTCGGGCGGCACCTGCGCGACGGCGCCCAGCGTTCCGTCGGGCCTGTCCTCTCCATCGAAGTCCTCGACCTCGGTCAATCTGGCCTGGACCGCGGCCGCGGCCGGCACCAACTGCACCATCGCCGGCTATGACATCTACTCCGGCACCACCCGCGTAGCGCAGACGAGCGGCACCGGCACCAGCTTCAGCGTCGGCGGCCTGAACCCGAACACGAGCTACACGTTCTCCATCGCGGCGCGCAACGAGTTCGGCGCCTCCGCCCGCGGCGCGAGCCTGAGCGTCACCACCAGCCCGAACACTGGCGGCGGCAACCCCATCATCCTGGGCTACTTCGCGCAGTGGGGCGTCTACGGCCGCAACTACCACGTGAAGAACATCGTGACGAGCGGCTCGGCCAGCAAGCTGACCCACATCAACTACGCCTTCGGCAACGTGACCAACGGCCGCTGCGTGCTGGGCGACACCTACGCCGACTATGACCGGGCCTACAGCGCCGCGGAGAGCGTGGACGGCGTGGCGGACACCTGGGACACGGGCGCGCTGCGCGGCAGCTTCAACCAGCTGCGCAAGCTCAAGCAGCTCTACCCGAACATCAAGGTGCTCTTCTCCTTCGGTGGCTGGACCTGGTCCGGCGGCTTCACCCAGGCGGCGGCCGACCCGGCGACCTTCGCCGAGTCGTGCTACCAGCTCCTCGAGGACCCGCGCTGGGCGGACGTGTTCGACGGCATCGACATCGACTGGGAGTACCCGAACGCCTGCGGCCTCAACTGTGACGCCAGCGGTCCGGACGCGTACGTGCGGCTGATGCAGGCGCTGCGCTCGCGCTTCGGCTCCAACTACCTGGTGACGGCGGCGGTGCCGGCGGGCGCCGCGCACATCAACGCGGCCAACTACGGCGCGGCGGCCCAGTACATCAACTGGTACAACGTGATGAGCTACGACTTCTTCGGCGCCTTCGCCGCCGCGGGTCCCACGGCTCCGCACTCCGCGCTGTACGCCTGGCCGGGCATGCCCACGAGCAATGGCCAGGACAAGCACTACACGGACGCCGCCATCCAGCTGTTCAAGAACAAGGGCGTGCCGGCGAACAAGCTGCTCATCGGCATCGGCTTCTACGGCCGTGGCTGGAACGGCGTGTCCAACACCAACGGCGGCCTGAACCAGCCGGCATCGGGCGCCGCGCCCGGGACGTATGAGGCGGGCATCGAGGACTACAAGGTGCTCGTCAACCGCTGCCCCGCCACGGGCACCGTGGGCGGCACGGCGATGGCCTACTGCGGCGGCCAGTGGTGGAGCTACGACACACCCTCCACGATCGCCGGGAAGATGACCTACAAGAAGAACCAGGGCCTCGGCGGCGCGTTCTTCTGGGAGCTGTCGGGCGACACCGCCAATGGCGAGCTGATCAACGCCCTGTACACCAACCGCTAG
- a CDS encoding carbohydrate-binding protein, translating into MKTCPSFRSLAARRSVLGCFTGMLLGALVPGCGPATSEELSPTAHQEAALAAPAWAPNIAYVVGDLVTYNGKTYRCRQSHTSLSTWTPEAVPALWELSGDTEPPPPTDTIPPTVNVSANQTAFTAAGTLTLTASATDNVGVTRVEILENGTLVGSATTFSRSFSSSTQNGTYAYTVKAYDARNNVGTQSVQVTVNIGGQPPPPPPPGSRMYIGYASSWNTSINDLTPANIPSYYTHLNLAFVRPNTTYQKGSYAFDQEVSGFEFFEGATTNNGQKRFTAAQAQTLRNNIQALRARGTQVWLSVGGWSYSQGTQWASFNAARVVDLAQDLGANGIDIDWESSGSNCNKLPASQFSCTKDGEIANIITSLHGTIQARGLSLGISIAGWSTGAYYVQGTPFEEGKVQWGSPFGGTMYNVVKNHGSKLHHINLMSYDGGDYYDPREGYESYRAIYNGPIAMGLEIAPEGAGGAVLKLNAEPGTVYDAEMLTGQNNMATKYYNVETLATYMKNKGRATDGMMVWQIWKERVHAPAPTGAASVNSAGQKVCQILGITSQCNQSIPTLPKY; encoded by the coding sequence ATGAAGACCTGTCCTTCCTTTCGTTCGCTCGCCGCGCGCCGCTCGGTGCTCGGATGCTTCACCGGGATGTTGCTCGGGGCGCTCGTGCCCGGCTGTGGTCCCGCGACCTCCGAAGAGCTGAGCCCGACCGCCCACCAGGAGGCTGCGCTCGCCGCCCCCGCCTGGGCCCCCAACATCGCCTATGTGGTGGGCGATCTCGTTACCTACAACGGGAAGACGTATCGCTGCCGCCAGAGCCACACCAGCCTCTCCACCTGGACCCCCGAGGCCGTCCCCGCGCTCTGGGAGCTGAGCGGTGACACGGAGCCGCCTCCCCCCACGGACACGATTCCCCCGACGGTGAACGTCTCCGCCAACCAGACCGCGTTCACGGCCGCGGGCACGCTGACCCTGACCGCCAGCGCCACGGACAACGTGGGAGTAACGCGGGTCGAGATCCTCGAGAATGGGACGCTCGTCGGCTCGGCCACCACGTTCAGCCGGAGCTTCAGCTCCTCCACGCAGAACGGGACGTACGCCTACACCGTCAAGGCGTACGACGCGCGGAACAACGTGGGCACGCAGTCAGTCCAGGTGACCGTCAACATCGGCGGCCAGCCCCCTCCTCCGCCTCCTCCCGGCAGCAGGATGTACATCGGCTATGCCAGCAGCTGGAACACGAGCATCAATGACCTCACGCCGGCGAACATCCCCAGCTACTACACGCACCTGAACCTCGCCTTCGTGCGGCCGAACACGACGTACCAGAAGGGCTCGTACGCGTTCGATCAAGAGGTGTCGGGCTTCGAGTTCTTCGAGGGCGCCACCACGAACAACGGCCAGAAGCGGTTCACCGCCGCGCAGGCGCAGACGCTGCGCAACAACATCCAGGCGCTGCGCGCCCGGGGCACGCAGGTGTGGCTCTCGGTCGGTGGCTGGAGCTACAGCCAGGGCACCCAGTGGGCCAGCTTCAACGCCGCCCGCGTCGTGGACCTGGCGCAGGACCTGGGCGCCAACGGCATCGACATCGACTGGGAGTCGAGCGGCAGCAACTGCAACAAGCTGCCCGCCTCGCAGTTCAGCTGCACCAAGGATGGAGAGATCGCCAACATCATCACCAGCCTCCACGGCACCATTCAGGCCCGGGGCCTGTCGCTGGGCATCTCCATCGCCGGTTGGTCCACGGGCGCCTACTACGTGCAGGGCACGCCCTTCGAAGAGGGCAAGGTCCAGTGGGGCTCACCCTTCGGCGGCACGATGTACAACGTCGTGAAGAACCACGGGAGCAAGCTCCACCACATCAACCTCATGTCCTACGACGGCGGCGACTACTACGACCCGCGCGAGGGCTATGAGTCGTACCGCGCCATCTACAACGGCCCGATCGCGATGGGACTCGAGATCGCTCCGGAGGGCGCGGGCGGCGCGGTGCTGAAGCTCAACGCGGAGCCGGGCACCGTGTACGACGCGGAGATGCTCACCGGTCAGAACAACATGGCGACGAAGTATTACAACGTCGAGACGCTGGCCACGTACATGAAGAACAAGGGCCGCGCGACCGACGGCATGATGGTCTGGCAGATCTGGAAGGAGCGCGTCCACGCCCCTGCCCCGACTGGCGCGGCCTCGGTGAACTCCGCGGGCCAGAAGGTGTGCCAGATCCTGGGCATCACCAGCCAGTGCAACCAGAGCATCCCCACCCTCCCGAAGTACTGA
- a CDS encoding chitinase produces MSLRRWKALALAGLFFFLAAPQVHAQTVSCTGIPAWNAQTIYNPGDKVVYQSKLYEALVAIWTADPVWGTASGWYRLLGTCGTGGGGAPTVSLTSPGNGATFQAPADISLSANASDTGGSITKVDFFANGSFVGTDSSSPYQIAWTGVAAGAYALTAVATDNSGLSTTSSAINITVNGGTGGGGNLPKRLLVGYWHNFVNGAGFMKLRDVSNDWDVINVSFAEPVAGSTSRMAFVPDSNTSAQELKSDIQLLKNRGKKVLISIGGANGHVQMRTETERQEFVSTMKQIISEYGFHGMDIDFEGSSISLNSGDADFKNPTTPLVKHLISAIREIRNHFGPTFILSMAPEVYYVQVGYQVYGPTAGAYLPVIYGVRDILTYIHPQHYNTGSVLGLDNVAYNAGTADFHVAMAEMLLRGFPVGGNANNVFPALRPDQVAIGLPATPQAAGSGFTSAADVQKAVGYLTKGTSFGGRYQLRNPAGYSDFRGVMTWSVNWDKYGGFSFSLPHRQYLNTLP; encoded by the coding sequence ATGTCCCTTCGTCGTTGGAAGGCCTTGGCCCTCGCGGGCCTCTTCTTCTTCCTGGCAGCCCCCCAAGTCCACGCGCAGACGGTGAGCTGCACCGGCATCCCCGCCTGGAACGCGCAGACGATCTACAACCCGGGCGACAAGGTGGTGTACCAGAGCAAGCTGTACGAGGCCCTGGTCGCCATCTGGACGGCGGACCCTGTCTGGGGCACCGCCAGCGGCTGGTACCGGCTGCTGGGCACCTGCGGCACGGGCGGTGGCGGCGCTCCCACCGTCAGCCTCACCAGCCCTGGCAATGGCGCCACCTTCCAGGCTCCCGCGGACATCTCCCTGTCCGCCAATGCCTCGGACACCGGCGGCAGCATCACCAAGGTGGACTTCTTCGCCAACGGCAGCTTCGTGGGCACCGACAGCTCCAGCCCCTACCAGATTGCCTGGACGGGAGTGGCGGCCGGCGCCTACGCGCTGACCGCCGTGGCCACGGACAACTCGGGACTGTCCACCACCTCGTCAGCCATCAACATCACCGTCAACGGCGGCACGGGTGGCGGGGGCAACCTGCCCAAGCGACTGCTCGTGGGCTACTGGCACAACTTCGTCAACGGCGCCGGCTTCATGAAGCTGCGGGACGTCTCCAATGACTGGGACGTCATCAACGTCTCGTTCGCCGAGCCGGTGGCGGGCTCCACCTCGCGCATGGCGTTCGTGCCCGACTCGAACACCTCCGCCCAGGAGCTCAAGTCCGACATCCAGCTCCTGAAGAACCGAGGCAAGAAGGTGCTGATCTCCATCGGCGGCGCCAATGGCCACGTCCAGATGCGCACCGAGACGGAGCGTCAGGAGTTCGTCAGCACGATGAAGCAGATCATCAGCGAGTACGGCTTCCACGGCATGGACATCGACTTCGAGGGCAGCTCGATCTCGCTCAACAGCGGGGATGCGGACTTCAAGAACCCCACCACGCCGCTGGTCAAGCACCTCATCTCCGCCATCCGGGAGATCCGCAACCACTTCGGCCCCACCTTCATCCTCTCCATGGCGCCCGAGGTCTACTACGTCCAGGTGGGCTATCAGGTCTACGGCCCGACCGCGGGCGCGTACCTGCCCGTCATCTACGGCGTGCGGGACATCCTCACCTATATCCACCCGCAGCACTACAACACCGGCTCGGTGCTGGGGCTGGACAACGTGGCGTACAACGCCGGCACGGCGGACTTCCACGTGGCCATGGCGGAGATGCTGCTGCGCGGGTTCCCCGTCGGCGGCAACGCCAACAACGTCTTCCCCGCGCTGCGCCCGGATCAGGTGGCCATCGGGCTGCCCGCGACACCGCAGGCGGCCGGCAGCGGCTTCACCTCGGCGGCGGACGTGCAGAAGGCCGTGGGCTATCTCACCAAGGGCACGTCCTTTGGCGGCAGGTACCAGCTGCGCAATCCCGCGGGCTACTCCGACTTCCGCGGGGTGATGACCTGGTCCGTCAACTGGGACAAGTACGGCGGCTTCTCCTTCTCCCTGCCGCACCGCCAGTACCTGAACACGCTGCCGTGA
- a CDS encoding RNA polymerase sigma factor — MEGQRDATESLLAELLPRVRTLVRYSVQGESEVDDITQEALVAILRGLPTYRGEGAFMSWAERVVVRVMFAALKRARAERCQVDAETTEELAEEPAEGASPEDCLFRRQLEKLLEQLSDEQRRALLLHHVMGMSVPEMAEALEVPFETVRSRLRMGRAHLREILSREVGREARFML, encoded by the coding sequence ATGGAAGGACAGCGCGACGCGACCGAGTCGCTGCTGGCGGAGCTCCTGCCGAGGGTGCGCACGCTGGTCCGCTATTCGGTCCAGGGTGAGTCCGAGGTGGATGACATCACCCAGGAGGCGCTGGTGGCGATCCTTCGAGGGCTGCCCACCTATCGCGGGGAGGGCGCGTTCATGTCCTGGGCGGAGCGCGTGGTGGTGCGGGTGATGTTCGCCGCATTGAAGCGGGCCCGTGCCGAGCGTTGTCAGGTGGACGCCGAGACGACGGAGGAACTGGCGGAGGAGCCGGCGGAGGGTGCCTCCCCGGAAGACTGTCTCTTCCGCCGCCAGCTGGAGAAGCTGCTGGAGCAGCTCTCGGACGAGCAGCGGCGCGCCCTGCTGCTCCATCATGTGATGGGCATGAGCGTGCCGGAGATGGCAGAGGCCCTCGAGGTCCCCTTCGAGACCGTCCGCAGCCGGCTGCGCATGGGAAGGGCCCACCTCCGGGAGATCCTGTCCCGAGAGGTGGGCCGAGAGGCTCGGTTCATGCTCTGA